Within Bacillus sp. E(2018), the genomic segment ATCCCGTCTTTTATGGATTTAAAGGCGGGAAGGGCGTGGCTACAGCGATCGGTGTTTTTGCTGCGATTGCTTTTTTACCGTCACTCATAGCGGGTGTTATCGCCATCGTAACCATTTGGATATCCAGATTTGTTTCATTAGGTTCTATTGTTTTTTTAATTCTTACTCCGTTTTTCATGTTGTACCAATTTAATCTGTCATTAGAAGCAGTATTAGCATGCTTCGTTCTTTCAATTGTTTCAATCTGGAAGCATCGTGGAAATATAGCAAGGATCTGGAGTGGGAATGAACGTAAAATTTAATAGTGGAGTGTGACACTTATGGATAATGTTGCTGTTTTAGGTGCTGGAAGTTGGGGTACTGCCCTAGCCATCGTTTTGGCTGACAACGGTCATAACGTTTCTTTATGGGGACGTAGAGAAGATCAGGTCAATGAGATCAACAACGATCATAAGAATGAAAAATATTTGCCTGGCGTTGTACTCCCTGAAAACATAAAAGCAACAACAGAGTTGAACGAATGCGTGAAAGAAGCGGACACGATCGTACTCGTCACGCCGACAAAAGCGATGAGAGAAGTACTTGGACAATTGAAAAAAGAATTGAGCTCTCCTGTTACAATTGTTCATGCTTCTAAAGGCATCGAGCCTGGTACATATAAACGTATTTCTGAAATCATTGAAGAAGAGCTTCCTGAGAGTGTTTTGGATTCTGTGGTGGTTCTTTCAGGTCCAAGTCATGCGGAAGAAGTATCTTTAAGGCAGCCGACAACCGTTACGGTATCTTCAATAAACATGAAGGCTGCTGAAAAAGTGCAAGATCTGTACATTAACCAAAATTTCCGTGTTTACACGAATCCTGATGTTGTCGGAGTTGAGCTTGGTGGTGCTCTAAAGAACATCATCGCGCTAGGTGCAGGACTTTCTGATGGATTAGGTTATGGAGATAACGCGAAGGCGGCTTTAATCACGAGAGGTCTAGCAGAGATTGCTCGACTTGGTACACATATGGGTGCGAATCCTCTAACTTTCTCGGGTCTTACAGGAATTGGAGATCTGATCG encodes:
- the plsY gene encoding glycerol-3-phosphate 1-O-acyltransferase PlsY translates to MMTIVLFVISYLIGSISFSYLLTKVLRNEDIRNHGSGNAGATNTLRVLGKKPAIAVLLLDCFKGIFVVLVALWFTNSSFIAVLCGLIAVIGHNYPVFYGFKGGKGVATAIGVFAAIAFLPSLIAGVIAIVTIWISRFVSLGSIVFLILTPFFMLYQFNLSLEAVLACFVLSIVSIWKHRGNIARIWSGNERKI
- a CDS encoding NAD(P)H-dependent glycerol-3-phosphate dehydrogenase, with amino-acid sequence MDNVAVLGAGSWGTALAIVLADNGHNVSLWGRREDQVNEINNDHKNEKYLPGVVLPENIKATTELNECVKEADTIVLVTPTKAMREVLGQLKKELSSPVTIVHASKGIEPGTYKRISEIIEEELPESVLDSVVVLSGPSHAEEVSLRQPTTVTVSSINMKAAEKVQDLYINQNFRVYTNPDVVGVELGGALKNIIALGAGLSDGLGYGDNAKAALITRGLAEIARLGTHMGANPLTFSGLTGIGDLIVTCTSVHSRNWRAGNMLGKGMKLEDVLENMGMVVEGVRTTQAAYELSKREEVEMPITQVLYDVLFNNKGAKQAVDDLMQRSRTHEVEDVSSLKS